Proteins found in one Terribacillus sp. DMT04 genomic segment:
- a CDS encoding sodium:calcium antiporter yields MLAVIFITAAALSVYAAIHLSHHADTISRKSKMNGFLTGTVLLAVGTSLPELTATLSAGLIDNPDIAVGNGLGSLLFNLFVLFLFDLHFRSKQLFLQVSKQHLYTGTIALTLCVAAITALAVTHSYTLFNVSIPSFIIVIIYVVGMYITSKKNIDTEPNEAHEKEESLSQAKFRFFLFAVMILIVGSVLTISGDALAASTGISATIVGSILIAAATSLPDAVSVYTALKLGNSNLAVGTIFGSNLFNIAVIALADIVYTEGSIWQDTSNNVMLIAIIGFVLTAIAMLILMRKHSQSTLTYSLPSLVVVLCYIGTIGYLIFAG; encoded by the coding sequence TTGCTAGCTGTCATATTCATTACAGCTGCAGCGCTATCTGTATATGCTGCAATCCATCTATCTCATCACGCCGATACAATCAGCCGAAAATCCAAAATGAATGGTTTTTTGACTGGTACTGTTCTGCTCGCTGTAGGTACTTCCTTACCAGAATTAACTGCAACATTAAGTGCAGGTCTTATTGATAACCCGGATATAGCTGTCGGCAACGGACTTGGCAGTTTATTATTTAACTTATTTGTTTTGTTTCTCTTCGATTTGCATTTCCGCAGCAAACAATTATTTTTACAAGTAAGCAAACAGCATCTTTATACAGGTACAATTGCCTTAACGCTTTGTGTCGCTGCCATTACAGCTTTAGCTGTTACCCACAGTTATACCTTATTCAACGTCAGCATACCTAGCTTTATCATTGTTATCATTTACGTTGTTGGTATGTATATTACATCAAAGAAAAATATCGACACGGAACCTAACGAAGCACATGAAAAAGAAGAATCACTTTCTCAAGCAAAGTTTCGATTCTTTTTATTTGCTGTTATGATTCTTATTGTCGGCAGTGTCTTAACTATCTCTGGTGATGCGCTAGCTGCTTCCACTGGAATAAGCGCTACTATCGTCGGCAGCATCTTAATTGCAGCTGCAACTTCTCTTCCAGATGCCGTCAGTGTCTATACAGCATTAAAGCTGGGAAACAGCAATCTCGCTGTCGGAACAATCTTTGGCAGCAACTTATTCAATATTGCGGTCATTGCATTAGCAGATATTGTGTATACAGAAGGAAGCATTTGGCAGGATACAAGCAACAATGTCATGCTTATTGCAATCATTGGCTTTGTACTGACTGCCATCGCCATGTTAATTCTTATGCGTAAACATTCTCAATCAACGCTTACCTATTCCTTGCCCAGCTTGGTTGTAGTACTCTGCTACATTGGGACAATAGGATATTTGATTTTTGCAGGATAA